From Flavobacterium alkalisoli, the proteins below share one genomic window:
- a CDS encoding efflux RND transporter permease subunit: MNLIRFALRKPISILVLVAGLFFFGIGAVRTVKVDILPKMNMPVLYLAHPFAGYTPDQMESYFAKNYINIMLFANGVKSIETKNLQGLTLMKVSYYEDTNMAQAAAELSALANRIQAIFPPGSQPPFVIRFDSSTLPIGQLVLSSKERSNNELQDLANVYVRSSFTSIPGLLSPAPFGGSPRTIEINVDPAQLRAHNLTPDQIVEAIRLNNQTAPPGNVRVGDINYLTPTNNTIKEIKDFEKIPLFKGAVQNLYLGDVATVKDGADVTTGYALVNGKRSVYINIAKAGDASTWEVVKNLKKALPKIQSTLPEDVKVSYEFDQSVYVINSVKSLITEGVIGAVLTGLMVILFLGDRRAALIVILTIPISIISGVFFLKLFGQTINLMSLSGLALAIGILVDESTVTIENIHQHLDMGKPKALAIWDACKEIALPKLLILLCILSVFAPAFTMMGIPGALFLPLALAIGFSMITSFLLSQTFVPVMANWLMKEGRHAKHDHAHSHSDKEAAAEKQAYSEREDYDDNGKISRFEKFRMGFMRLIDRLMPKRKVIGIGYLVGVTAIAVMILGLIGQDVFPKVNSTQFQLRLRAPDGTRLERTEEKAVTVLHEVENMVGEEHIGISSMYVGTHPSLFSVNPIYLFMAGPHEAVLQVSLKDYHADMDDFKDELRARIKKAVPDMKVSFEPIELTDKVLSQGSPTPIEIRLAGKDKKRNEEYAEKIMAKMRDVDYFRDVQIAQSIHYPALDINIDRVKAAQLGVDMTDISRSLIASTSSSRYTEKNTWIDEKAGLAYSVQVQVPLDKMNTKQDISEIPVLRNSARPVLSDVATITESETHGENDNVGAMPYISITANIDHTNLGTASNEVNKIIASLGELPRGLFIEPIGLSKVLSETMDSLRVGLLVAIVVIFLMLSANFQSFKVSLVILTTVPAVVLGALLLLLATGSTLNLQSYMGIIMSVGVSIANAVLLITNAEQLRKVSGNALQAAREAASIRLRPIIMTSVAMIAGMLPMAIGHGESGEQVSPLGRAVIGGLMFSTFTVLVILPLIFAWAQGKASTQSVSLDPEDEESKFYVSPSER, encoded by the coding sequence ATGAATTTAATCCGATTTGCACTTCGCAAACCCATATCCATACTCGTGCTCGTTGCCGGATTGTTCTTTTTCGGTATTGGGGCAGTGAGGACGGTTAAGGTGGATATCCTGCCAAAAATGAACATGCCGGTACTTTACCTGGCACACCCGTTTGCAGGTTATACACCAGACCAGATGGAATCTTACTTTGCAAAAAACTATATAAACATAATGTTGTTTGCCAATGGTGTAAAATCCATTGAAACCAAAAACCTTCAGGGGCTTACCTTAATGAAAGTAAGCTATTATGAAGATACTAATATGGCACAGGCTGCGGCCGAATTGAGTGCATTGGCTAATAGGATACAGGCTATTTTCCCTCCGGGATCTCAACCGCCGTTTGTTATCCGTTTCGACTCGTCTACGCTTCCTATCGGGCAGTTGGTTTTAAGTAGTAAAGAACGCAGTAATAACGAGCTTCAGGATTTGGCAAACGTATATGTACGTTCGTCGTTTACCTCCATTCCGGGATTATTATCTCCGGCGCCTTTTGGAGGTAGTCCAAGGACTATAGAAATCAATGTAGATCCGGCACAGCTTCGTGCACATAACCTAACGCCCGATCAGATTGTGGAGGCCATAAGGCTTAACAACCAAACGGCACCTCCGGGTAATGTAAGGGTGGGTGATATAAACTATCTTACCCCAACCAACAATACCATAAAAGAAATTAAGGATTTTGAAAAAATACCTTTGTTTAAAGGTGCAGTTCAAAACCTCTATCTTGGAGATGTGGCTACCGTAAAAGACGGTGCCGATGTTACTACAGGTTATGCATTGGTAAACGGTAAAAGATCTGTTTACATAAATATTGCTAAAGCCGGTGATGCCTCTACATGGGAAGTCGTTAAAAACCTTAAAAAAGCTTTACCTAAAATACAAAGTACACTACCGGAAGACGTAAAGGTTAGTTATGAGTTTGACCAGTCGGTATATGTTATTAACTCGGTTAAAAGCCTTATTACCGAAGGGGTAATAGGAGCAGTACTTACCGGACTGATGGTTATCCTTTTCCTTGGAGACAGGCGAGCAGCTCTTATCGTAATCCTAACCATACCAATATCCATTATATCGGGGGTGTTCTTCCTGAAGTTGTTTGGGCAAACCATTAACCTTATGTCCCTGAGCGGACTGGCTCTTGCCATAGGTATTCTGGTTGATGAGAGTACCGTAACCATAGAGAATATTCACCAACATCTCGATATGGGTAAACCAAAGGCCCTAGCCATTTGGGATGCCTGTAAGGAAATAGCATTACCTAAGCTATTGATATTACTTTGTATACTATCGGTATTTGCACCAGCATTTACCATGATGGGTATACCTGGAGCCTTATTCTTACCGTTGGCACTGGCAATAGGGTTCTCCATGATTACCTCATTCCTGTTATCACAAACATTTGTGCCAGTTATGGCTAACTGGTTAATGAAAGAGGGCAGACATGCAAAACACGACCACGCTCATTCACATAGTGATAAGGAAGCGGCTGCCGAAAAGCAGGCTTACTCTGAACGCGAAGATTATGATGATAACGGAAAAATAAGCCGTTTTGAAAAATTCAGGATGGGCTTCATGAGGCTTATCGACAGGCTTATGCCTAAAAGAAAAGTTATCGGAATTGGCTATCTGGTAGGGGTAACGGCTATAGCAGTTATGATATTAGGGCTAATAGGACAGGATGTTTTTCCTAAAGTAAACTCAACACAGTTCCAGTTAAGGCTTCGTGCTCCGGACGGTACCCGTTTGGAACGTACAGAGGAAAAAGCCGTTACAGTATTACACGAGGTTGAAAATATGGTAGGAGAGGAGCATATAGGTATCTCATCTATGTATGTGGGTACACACCCTTCCTTATTCTCGGTAAACCCTATTTATCTTTTTATGGCAGGACCTCATGAGGCCGTACTACAGGTATCACTAAAAGATTACCATGCCGATATGGATGACTTTAAAGATGAGCTAAGGGCAAGGATTAAAAAAGCGGTACCTGATATGAAAGTCTCTTTTGAGCCTATAGAACTTACCGATAAGGTATTGAGTCAGGGATCGCCTACGCCAATAGAAATAAGACTGGCAGGTAAAGACAAAAAGCGAAATGAAGAGTATGCCGAAAAGATAATGGCAAAAATGCGTGATGTGGACTATTTCAGGGATGTACAAATAGCACAGTCTATACACTATCCGGCACTGGATATTAATATAGACAGGGTTAAGGCGGCACAGCTTGGAGTAGATATGACCGATATTTCACGTTCTCTTATAGCCTCTACATCGTCATCACGTTATACCGAAAAAAATACCTGGATTGACGAAAAGGCCGGACTTGCATACAGTGTACAGGTACAGGTTCCGTTAGATAAGATGAACACAAAACAGGATATATCCGAAATTCCTGTATTGAGAAATTCGGCAAGGCCGGTACTTAGTGATGTGGCTACCATTACCGAAAGTGAAACACATGGTGAGAACGATAACGTGGGAGCTATGCCTTACATCTCTATTACTGCCAATATAGACCATACCAATTTAGGTACGGCATCTAATGAAGTGAATAAAATCATCGCTTCTCTTGGCGAACTGCCAAGGGGACTTTTTATAGAACCGATAGGGCTTAGTAAAGTATTAAGTGAAACCATGGATAGCCTTAGGGTAGGGTTATTGGTAGCCATTGTGGTTATCTTCCTTATGCTTTCGGCAAACTTTCAGTCATTTAAAGTTTCGCTTGTAATACTTACAACAGTACCTGCGGTAGTGCTGGGAGCATTATTACTACTATTGGCAACAGGATCTACGTTAAACCTTCAATCCTACATGGGTATAATTATGTCGGTCGGTGTGTCTATTGCCAATGCAGTTCTCCTGATAACTAATGCCGAACAGTTGCGTAAGGTAAGCGGTAATGCACTACAGGCAGCAAGAGAGGCAGCATCCATACGTTTAAGGCCTATTATTATGACCAGTGTGGCTATGATAGCCGGTATGTTACCAATGGCTATAGGACACGGAGAAAGTGGTGAGCAGGTTTCACCATTGGGTAGGGCTGTAATTGGCGGACTAATGTTCTCTACCTTTACGGTACTGGTAATCCTTCCGTTGATATTTGCCTGGGCACAGGGTAAAGCAAGTACCCAGTCGGTATCATTAGATCCGGAGGATGAAGAAAGTAAGTTTTATGTATCACCATCAGAAAGATAA
- a CDS encoding TolC family protein — translation MYFRKIILLLLFYSVWGNSQTLTLKDAIETGMSNYGIIHAKQNYSDAAQESVKQAKRDYLPNLTLAAQQDYGTVNGQNGPLYGFGGLGVASSGLPLAEQNWNAAFGALYLVNVNWDFFTFGRAKQRIKIAKADAERYQQDFEQEKFKHKVKIAAAYLNLLASHRLMISQQKNLERAEVVHHNAAVRVKNGLLPGVDSTLAAAEVSRAKIALNQIKQQLKIQNNELANYMGIEARDFDIDTSFVTKVPAAVLTAEVQNDSLNPILKFYRSRIEVSKSQLSLYKKEYYPTFSLFGVFQSRGSGFNADYATNQNSYTRNYFDGVDPVRSNYLLGVGVTWNITTIARSSKKVAAQKLIAQGLQEEYNAISNELKTQIDAANTRMDYALQNYNEAPHQVDAAQQAYKQRTALYNNGLTNLVDVTQALYTLNRAETDRDVIYTNVWQALLMKAAATGDFNLFINEF, via the coding sequence ATGTACTTCAGGAAAATTATCTTGCTATTGCTTTTTTATTCCGTATGGGGGAATTCGCAAACCCTTACACTTAAAGATGCAATAGAGACAGGAATGTCTAACTATGGTATTATTCATGCCAAACAAAACTACAGCGATGCCGCACAGGAATCGGTAAAGCAGGCCAAAAGAGATTATTTACCAAACCTTACCCTTGCTGCACAGCAGGATTATGGTACTGTAAATGGTCAAAATGGTCCTTTATATGGTTTTGGAGGGCTTGGGGTAGCCTCATCCGGGCTTCCGCTTGCCGAACAAAACTGGAATGCTGCTTTTGGTGCGTTGTATCTTGTAAACGTTAACTGGGACTTTTTCACTTTCGGAAGGGCAAAACAACGCATCAAAATTGCCAAAGCTGATGCTGAACGTTACCAGCAGGACTTTGAACAGGAAAAGTTTAAGCACAAGGTTAAAATAGCTGCCGCTTACCTAAACCTGCTGGCAAGCCACAGGCTTATGATTTCGCAGCAAAAAAACCTAGAACGTGCAGAGGTTGTACATCATAATGCTGCGGTACGCGTTAAAAACGGACTTTTACCGGGTGTAGATTCAACCTTGGCAGCAGCCGAGGTTTCAAGGGCAAAAATTGCCTTAAACCAGATTAAGCAACAGCTAAAGATTCAAAACAATGAGCTGGCAAACTATATGGGTATCGAAGCAAGGGATTTTGACATAGATACTTCTTTTGTTACCAAAGTACCTGCCGCTGTTTTAACTGCTGAGGTACAAAATGACAGCCTTAACCCAATATTAAAATTTTACAGGAGCAGGATTGAGGTAAGCAAAAGCCAGCTTAGTTTATATAAAAAAGAATACTATCCTACTTTTTCATTATTTGGTGTTTTTCAGTCACGAGGTTCGGGCTTTAATGCTGACTATGCCACAAACCAAAACTCTTATACGCGTAATTATTTTGACGGAGTTGATCCGGTTAGGAGTAACTATCTGCTTGGAGTTGGGGTTACATGGAATATCACTACTATAGCCCGTTCTTCTAAAAAAGTAGCTGCCCAAAAGCTGATTGCCCAGGGATTGCAGGAAGAATATAACGCCATAAGCAATGAACTTAAAACCCAGATTGATGCTGCCAATACCCGCATGGATTATGCCTTACAGAATTACAACGAGGCTCCGCATCAGGTGGATGCCGCTCAACAGGCATATAAACAACGTACAGCATTATACAACAATGGCCTTACTAACCTTGTAGATGTTACACAGGCATTATATACGCTAAACAGGGCTGAGACCGACAGGGATGTTATTTATACCAATGTATGGCAGGCCCTGCTGATGAAAGCAGCTGCTACGGGAGACTTTAACCTTTTTATTAACGAATTCTAA
- a CDS encoding M90 family metallopeptidase, with protein sequence MIYIILLAVILVAIGFVLVKKPKQVVVKPFPAEWHTLLLENVQFYRNLSEGKQIEFQKRIMQFLSEVYIEGVQLEITDLDKLLVASSAVIPVFGFNEWHYYNLSGVLLYPDNFNEDLEFADTASSRNIGGLVGTGRFENQMILSQKALYHGFSNTTDKGNTGIHEFVHLIDKMDGLVDGVPEKLLGHKYAIPWLDLIHKKMEAINDDKSDIRQYGGTNQAEFFAVAAEYFFERPDLLKRKHPELYKMMEVCFNTKK encoded by the coding sequence ATGATTTATATTATACTGCTGGCAGTAATTCTTGTAGCCATTGGTTTTGTTTTAGTTAAAAAACCTAAACAGGTTGTAGTAAAACCCTTTCCTGCCGAATGGCATACTTTGTTGTTAGAAAACGTACAGTTTTACAGAAATCTTTCAGAAGGAAAACAAATTGAATTTCAAAAGCGAATTATGCAGTTCCTTAGTGAAGTGTATATAGAGGGAGTGCAGCTTGAAATAACCGATTTGGATAAGTTGTTAGTGGCAAGTAGTGCGGTTATTCCTGTTTTTGGTTTCAACGAATGGCATTATTATAACCTTAGCGGAGTTTTACTTTATCCTGATAATTTTAATGAAGATCTGGAATTTGCTGATACAGCAAGTTCACGTAATATAGGAGGCCTCGTGGGTACAGGCAGGTTTGAAAACCAGATGATATTATCTCAAAAGGCTTTATATCATGGTTTTTCCAATACAACAGATAAAGGCAATACGGGTATTCATGAGTTTGTTCATCTTATTGATAAGATGGATGGTTTGGTAGACGGTGTTCCTGAAAAATTACTGGGGCATAAGTATGCTATTCCATGGCTGGATTTGATACACAAGAAGATGGAAGCAATAAATGATGATAAGTCGGACATACGACAATACGGCGGAACCAATCAGGCTGAGTTTTTTGCCGTAGCGGCAGAGTATTTTTTTGAACGTCCCGATCTGTTAAAAAGAAAGCATCCGGAGTTATATAAAATGATGGAGGTTTGTTTTAATACAAAGAAATAG
- a CDS encoding sensor histidine kinase: MNKYIKSILEKKWWQELFILVFSFVLFTLNDWILIKSWRGVWSGCAYFLLLYSHAQLNRFFLLPILLKKHKPLLYILSSLALLSVFSLFLYEVATLWIYKNCFLYKTSEQKSYIFQAATLVATLICILSVTLILKFYRESKKLDSEKLLYNRAQLNSLKEQLNPHFLFNTFNTLYGISLQYPERTPDLIMHVSQLMRYQLESHETQCVPLEDEINFVSSYVELEKERLGYRCNITLNTSIDLENTYKIPPMLLICFIENAFKHGTCTAENCFVDIDINVNDNRLEFMVKNSIPKKKKNIVSTKIGLKNTKERLKLLYGTDHDLTIEENGTYTAILKVKLKRL, encoded by the coding sequence ATGAACAAGTATATAAAAAGCATTTTGGAGAAAAAATGGTGGCAGGAACTGTTTATTCTGGTTTTCTCCTTTGTTCTTTTTACCCTTAACGACTGGATATTAATTAAGTCATGGCGCGGTGTATGGTCGGGCTGTGCTTACTTTCTGTTATTATATTCTCACGCACAATTAAACAGGTTTTTCCTGCTCCCTATACTTTTAAAAAAGCATAAGCCTTTACTGTATATACTTTCCAGCTTGGCATTGTTGTCGGTATTCTCATTGTTCTTATATGAGGTAGCCACTTTATGGATTTATAAAAACTGTTTCCTGTATAAGACTTCAGAACAGAAAAGCTACATCTTTCAGGCAGCTACACTGGTAGCCACCTTAATTTGTATACTCTCGGTAACACTTATCCTTAAATTTTACCGTGAAAGTAAGAAACTGGACAGCGAAAAACTGCTTTACAACAGGGCTCAGCTTAACTCACTTAAAGAGCAGCTTAACCCCCATTTCCTTTTCAATACTTTTAATACACTATACGGCATAAGTCTACAATACCCGGAGCGTACACCTGATCTTATCATGCATGTTTCTCAGCTAATGCGCTATCAGCTGGAAAGCCATGAAACACAATGTGTACCGCTTGAAGATGAGATAAACTTTGTGAGCAGTTATGTAGAACTTGAAAAAGAGCGTTTGGGCTACCGTTGTAACATTACCCTTAACACCTCTATCGATTTGGAGAATACTTATAAGATTCCTCCAATGCTGCTTATCTGCTTTATAGAGAATGCGTTTAAGCACGGGACCTGTACAGCTGAAAACTGTTTTGTGGATATTGACATAAATGTAAATGACAACAGACTTGAGTTTATGGTTAAGAACTCAATTCCTAAAAAGAAAAAGAATATTGTTTCTACCAAAATAGGTCTTAAAAATACTAAGGAACGCCTTAAACTGCTTTATGGTACTGACCACGATCTTACTATTGAAGAAAATGGCACTTATACAGCTATCCTTAAAGTAAAACTGAAAAGATTATGA
- a CDS encoding efflux RND transporter periplasmic adaptor subunit, translating to MKKIKLNIPLYILTAAFLFIGCDKKTDDSKEGNNNAQAEEAHNHEEEGSANKEVELNEAQFKASSIELGTYSMKNLSEVINANGYTKLPPQNQADVSVHMTGIVTSIKIVEGQEVKKGQVLATLESPEFAQLQEAYLTSKNNLEFLELEYDRQKILSEENVNSKKVFQRTKSDYEIEKARFNSLDKQLSMLHLSKTSVNSVMAITAPISGHVTEINITLGANAEVGKPLLTIVDNSKLHVDLLIYEKDLYKVKPGQTVRFILTNQDNTEITGKIFNISKSFENDTKSVAVHADIVNSGQSLIPGMYVNALIDVGKREVQSLPNDAIVRADGREYIFILEEEHEHDKKEGHSHDDGHDHDATGHSHDDGHAHEHDEEEGMYHFQRIEVKTGTSQLGYTQVTVLQKIDDDAKIVLKGAYYIQSHLIKSEGGGEHHH from the coding sequence ATGAAAAAGATAAAACTAAATATTCCTCTTTATATACTTACGGCTGCTTTTCTATTTATAGGCTGTGATAAGAAGACTGATGACAGTAAAGAAGGAAATAATAATGCACAAGCGGAAGAGGCGCATAACCATGAAGAAGAAGGTTCTGCTAATAAGGAAGTAGAGTTGAATGAAGCCCAATTTAAAGCATCATCTATAGAGTTAGGTACCTATTCTATGAAGAATCTGAGTGAAGTTATAAACGCAAACGGATATACAAAACTGCCCCCTCAAAATCAGGCAGACGTATCGGTACACATGACAGGTATAGTGACTTCCATTAAAATAGTTGAAGGACAGGAAGTGAAAAAAGGACAGGTATTGGCAACTTTAGAGAGTCCTGAGTTTGCACAGCTTCAGGAGGCTTACCTGACATCTAAGAACAATCTTGAGTTTCTTGAACTGGAATATGACAGACAAAAGATATTGAGTGAGGAGAATGTAAACTCAAAGAAAGTTTTTCAGCGTACAAAATCAGACTATGAGATTGAGAAAGCCAGGTTTAATTCGTTAGATAAACAGCTTTCTATGCTGCATTTAAGCAAGACTTCGGTTAATTCTGTTATGGCAATTACAGCGCCTATTTCAGGCCATGTTACCGAAATAAATATTACTCTTGGTGCTAATGCAGAAGTTGGTAAGCCATTACTTACTATTGTAGATAATTCAAAATTGCACGTAGATCTTTTAATTTATGAGAAAGACTTGTATAAGGTTAAGCCGGGGCAAACAGTTCGCTTTATACTTACTAATCAGGATAATACAGAGATTACGGGTAAGATATTCAATATTAGTAAGTCATTTGAGAACGATACCAAATCGGTAGCGGTTCATGCTGATATAGTTAATTCCGGTCAGTCATTAATCCCGGGCATGTATGTTAATGCACTTATAGATGTAGGTAAAAGAGAAGTACAGTCATTACCTAATGATGCTATAGTTAGGGCAGACGGTAGGGAATATATCTTTATACTTGAAGAAGAACACGAGCATGATAAAAAAGAAGGCCATTCTCATGATGACGGTCATGACCATGATGCTACAGGACACTCACACGACGACGGGCATGCTCATGAGCATGATGAGGAAGAAGGCATGTATCATTTTCAGCGTATAGAGGTAAAAACAGGTACCTCACAATTGGGTTATACACAGGTTACAGTACTTCAAAAAATAGATGATGATGCCAAAATAGTGCTTAAAGGGGCATATTACATTCAGAGCCATCTTATAAAAAGTGAAGGTGGCGGAGAACACCATCATTAA
- a CDS encoding LytR/AlgR family response regulator transcription factor has translation MTKAVRCIIVDDEPAAHYVLSNYIKQNPLLELVFEAYNGEDTLEYLKENDADLMFLDIDMPDITGLELLQKLQHPPKTILTTAYSEFALESYEYGVLDYLLKPVYYPRFVKAINRFFETGEPQQKQTTEVLQDSISVKVDSDTIDIPIDTILYTQSYGNYVKIVTQKRNYIATITTADLERNLPSELFMRAHKSYIIAIKKVDEMNKDYVVIKQTLIPIGITYKRELTERLRNNSF, from the coding sequence ATGACAAAGGCCGTAAGATGTATAATTGTAGACGACGAGCCTGCCGCACATTATGTGCTTAGCAATTATATAAAACAAAATCCTTTACTGGAGTTGGTATTTGAAGCCTATAATGGTGAAGACACACTGGAATACCTTAAGGAAAATGATGCCGATTTGATGTTTCTGGATATTGACATGCCCGATATAACAGGGCTTGAACTTCTGCAAAAATTACAACATCCGCCAAAAACAATACTTACCACTGCATATAGCGAATTTGCTCTCGAAAGTTATGAATATGGCGTTTTAGATTACCTGTTAAAGCCTGTATACTATCCGCGTTTTGTAAAAGCTATAAACCGCTTTTTTGAAACAGGAGAACCACAACAAAAACAAACTACCGAGGTTTTACAGGACAGCATAAGCGTTAAGGTAGACAGTGATACTATAGACATACCTATTGATACTATTCTATATACGCAAAGCTATGGTAACTATGTAAAAATAGTAACCCAAAAGAGAAATTATATAGCCACTATAACTACCGCTGATTTAGAAAGAAACCTGCCTTCTGAGCTATTTATGAGAGCCCATAAATCTTACATTATCGCTATTAAAAAGGTAGACGAAATGAACAAGGATTATGTAGTTATAAAACAAACCCTTATCCCTATTGGAATAACATATAAAAGGGAACTAACCGAAAGGTTAAGAAATAACAGCTTTTAA
- a CDS encoding patatin-like phospholipase family protein: protein MENNGQPYPDPQFNPFQNIALAFSGGGYRAAAFSLGVLSYLENLELNGLPLTKHISYVSSTSGGTITNLLYTSAIHKGIPFDEFYEQTKTKLNGEDLLENVLTILNDDKCWEKEGDEKRRNLINAFAKVYDEMLFMGDTMEVYSNKKHVSKFEVCCNATEFYRGLTFRFKADGTKKWYQSIGNRYLKFDNAGIETFQKLKLADVLAASSCFPMGFEPIVYPEDFTYDDGEKGKLTSQELREAIVYEDYNEEKRHLSDAFMTNEEVHTKQPLQIRSFGLMDGGITDNQALKSLMLADENRRNKKKPNPFDLMIITDVSSYFMDYYEVPKQYEAKGWRGNNIDHYVKVLQKILKYPKRIQYLSLLIGIVCLAGGIVSENLYVRIPGLIISGIAIAFFTIMLIIRRWPVTREILRQPQSFDPLKIIRNALPVESFSDRIINKIIDYLKLSKLNVLEQMLKARITSVMSMVMDVNLKQVRRLIYEMFFDDKRWDNRRLPNFIYELSTFNHTSRYNRLHDKDRLGWKLTPEDKRLLCDDLDKVAVIAEKARTMGTTLWFDKEDQKNNQLANIIKTGQFTTCMNLLEYVIALERKAVDLNGQEDNVKRIKELLISDITNFKKDPGYLYT, encoded by the coding sequence ATGGAAAATAACGGCCAGCCTTACCCTGATCCGCAATTTAACCCTTTTCAAAACATAGCCCTTGCTTTTTCAGGCGGAGGCTACAGGGCTGCTGCTTTTTCCCTGGGAGTGCTTAGTTATTTAGAAAATCTGGAACTTAACGGCTTACCACTTACTAAGCACATAAGTTATGTAAGTTCTACTTCCGGAGGTACAATTACCAATCTGTTATATACATCGGCTATTCATAAGGGAATTCCTTTTGATGAGTTCTACGAACAAACCAAAACCAAGCTTAACGGAGAGGATCTTTTGGAGAATGTTCTTACGATACTTAATGATGATAAATGCTGGGAAAAGGAAGGTGATGAAAAACGCAGAAACCTGATAAATGCCTTTGCTAAGGTTTATGATGAAATGTTGTTTATGGGAGATACTATGGAAGTGTATTCCAATAAAAAACATGTTAGTAAGTTTGAGGTATGCTGTAATGCTACAGAGTTTTACAGAGGGCTTACTTTTAGGTTTAAGGCAGACGGAACAAAGAAATGGTATCAGAGCATAGGTAACCGTTATCTTAAGTTTGATAATGCAGGGATAGAGACATTTCAAAAGCTTAAACTGGCCGATGTACTGGCAGCTTCTTCCTGTTTCCCTATGGGGTTTGAACCGATAGTATATCCGGAAGACTTTACGTATGATGATGGGGAAAAAGGAAAGTTAACATCGCAGGAACTTCGGGAGGCAATTGTATATGAAGATTATAATGAGGAGAAGCGACACCTTTCAGATGCCTTTATGACTAATGAGGAGGTGCACACCAAGCAGCCATTACAAATAAGGTCATTCGGACTTATGGATGGCGGTATAACCGATAATCAGGCATTAAAAAGTTTGATGCTGGCAGATGAGAACAGACGAAATAAAAAGAAGCCCAATCCTTTTGATCTGATGATTATTACGGATGTAAGCAGCTACTTTATGGATTATTATGAGGTGCCAAAGCAGTATGAAGCTAAAGGATGGAGAGGCAATAACATAGATCATTATGTAAAGGTTTTACAAAAAATATTAAAATACCCGAAACGAATTCAGTACCTGTCACTACTAATCGGTATTGTTTGTCTTGCTGGCGGTATTGTGTCTGAGAATTTATATGTTCGTATTCCTGGCTTGATAATCAGTGGAATTGCCATAGCATTCTTCACCATTATGCTGATTATAAGGAGATGGCCTGTTACCCGGGAAATTCTGCGTCAGCCACAATCTTTCGATCCTTTAAAGATAATACGTAATGCACTGCCTGTAGAATCCTTTTCAGACCGAATAATAAATAAAATCATTGATTACCTTAAGCTTTCTAAGCTTAATGTGTTGGAGCAGATGCTAAAAGCAAGGATAACATCGGTAATGAGTATGGTAATGGATGTTAACCTTAAACAGGTTAGGCGACTGATATATGAAATGTTTTTTGATGATAAGCGTTGGGACAACAGGCGTTTGCCGAATTTTATTTATGAGCTAAGTACTTTTAATCATACGAGCCGATATAATCGCCTGCATGATAAGGACCGTTTAGGGTGGAAATTAACCCCTGAAGATAAAAGACTGCTTTGTGATGATTTAGATAAAGTAGCTGTAATTGCTGAAAAAGCAAGGACTATGGGAACAACTTTATGGTTTGATAAAGAAGACCAGAAAAATAATCAGTTGGCTAATATTATTAAGACTGGGCAGTTTACTACCTGTATGAATCTTTTGGAATATGTTATAGCATTAGAGAGGAAAGCAGTAGATTTAAACGGACAGGAAGACAACGTAAAAAGGATTAAGGAGCTTTTAATTAGTGATATTACTAATTTCAAGAAAGATCCCGGCTATTTATATACCTGA